A window of Amycolatopsis australiensis contains these coding sequences:
- a CDS encoding alpha,alpha-trehalose-phosphate synthase (UDP-forming) — MTEREQGNQADFVVVANRLPVDLERTADGERRWTASPGGLVSALEPFLRSRKGAWVGWPGVPDVDVDEFDDDGLVLHPVSLSADEVRDYYEGFSNATLWPLYHDVVERPVFDRAWWNSYVKVNRRFAQASADVAAPGATVWIQDYQLQLVPAMLRELRPDLRIGFFLHIPFPPVELFMQMPWRAAIIRGLTGADLVGFHRPGGAQNFLWLCRQLIGLESTRGAVGVRSRPGTMQVGDRTVRVGAFPISIDAAGLDSLARSKGVQERAAQLRRDLGNPKTVLLGVDRLDYTKGIDLRLQALHELLHEGRLQPDDVTFVQLATPSRERVEHYQRMRGEIEQMVGRINGEFSRVGHPVVHYLHQSVDRTELAAFFSAADVMVVTPLRDGMNLVCKEYVAARHDLGGALVLSEFAGAAAELSSAFLVNPHDLDGVKDALVAAITLDPAEGRRRMRAMRRQVLTHDVDRWARSFLQALGAEAVD, encoded by the coding sequence GTGACTGAACGGGAGCAAGGAAACCAGGCCGATTTCGTCGTGGTGGCGAACCGGCTACCGGTCGACCTCGAACGCACGGCGGACGGCGAGCGCCGCTGGACGGCCAGCCCGGGCGGGCTCGTCTCCGCCCTGGAGCCGTTCCTGCGGTCGCGGAAGGGTGCCTGGGTGGGCTGGCCCGGCGTTCCCGACGTCGACGTGGACGAGTTCGACGACGACGGCCTCGTCCTGCACCCCGTCTCGCTCAGCGCCGACGAGGTCCGCGACTACTACGAAGGCTTCTCCAACGCGACGCTCTGGCCGCTCTACCACGACGTCGTCGAGCGCCCGGTGTTCGACCGCGCGTGGTGGAACAGCTACGTAAAGGTGAACCGCCGCTTCGCCCAGGCCAGCGCCGACGTCGCGGCGCCCGGCGCCACCGTGTGGATCCAGGACTACCAGCTGCAGCTGGTGCCGGCGATGCTGCGCGAGCTCAGACCGGACCTGCGCATCGGCTTCTTCCTGCACATCCCCTTCCCGCCGGTCGAGCTGTTCATGCAGATGCCGTGGCGCGCGGCGATCATCCGCGGCCTCACCGGCGCCGACCTCGTCGGGTTCCACCGGCCCGGCGGGGCGCAGAATTTCCTCTGGCTGTGCCGCCAGCTGATCGGCCTCGAGTCGACGCGCGGCGCGGTCGGCGTCCGGTCGCGGCCGGGCACCATGCAGGTCGGCGACCGGACCGTGCGGGTCGGCGCCTTCCCCATCTCGATCGACGCCGCCGGGCTCGACAGCCTCGCGCGCTCCAAGGGCGTCCAGGAGCGGGCCGCGCAGCTGCGGCGTGACCTGGGCAACCCGAAGACGGTCCTGCTGGGCGTCGACCGGCTCGACTACACCAAGGGCATCGACCTGCGGCTGCAGGCCCTGCACGAGCTGCTGCACGAGGGCAGGCTGCAGCCGGACGACGTCACGTTCGTCCAGCTGGCGACCCCCAGCCGCGAGCGCGTCGAGCACTACCAGCGGATGCGCGGCGAGATCGAGCAGATGGTCGGGCGGATCAACGGCGAGTTCTCCCGCGTCGGCCACCCCGTCGTGCACTACCTGCACCAGTCGGTCGACCGCACCGAGCTGGCCGCCTTCTTCTCCGCCGCCGACGTGATGGTCGTGACGCCGCTGCGTGACGGCATGAACCTCGTCTGCAAGGAGTACGTCGCCGCCCGGCACGACCTCGGGGGCGCTCTCGTGCTCAGCGAGTTCGCCGGCGCGGCCGCCGAGCTCTCTAGCGCATTCCTCGTGAACCCTCATGACCTGGACGGGGTGAAGGACGCCTTGGTGGCTGCCATTACGCTCGACCCGGCAGAGGGCCGTCGCCGGATGCGCGCCATGCGTCGCCAGGTCCTCACTCATGACGTTGACCGATGGGCGCGCTCGTTCCTGCAAGCGTTGGGTGCCGAAGCGGTCGACTGA
- a CDS encoding CPBP family intramembrane glutamic endopeptidase, with translation MRLFLQLVTVAVVAFGGSLCTGAVDWNTPLTLVFGLATAVLSVLAYRWIVRRTEHRAPAEIARNNAALGRGLLTGTAMFTAVIALIALSGGYHVLGWGSVSGAIALFGFTAAAAVTEELLFRGVLFRIVEGWIGTWAALALTAVLFGMAHLFNAHATLWGALAIAVEAGGMLAAAYAATRTLWLPIGLHFAWNFAEGGIFGTDVSGTNAPEGLLHGVMSGPAAVSGGEFGPEASLYSLLAGVVVMTGFLWLARRRGTIVPRRRRAAAVAA, from the coding sequence ATGCGACTGTTCCTGCAGCTCGTCACCGTGGCGGTGGTCGCGTTCGGCGGCAGCCTCTGCACCGGCGCCGTGGACTGGAACACCCCGCTCACGCTGGTTTTCGGCCTCGCCACCGCGGTGCTGTCCGTGCTCGCCTACCGGTGGATCGTGCGGCGGACCGAGCACCGCGCGCCCGCCGAGATCGCGCGGAACAACGCCGCGCTCGGGCGGGGATTGCTGACCGGCACCGCGATGTTCACCGCCGTCATCGCGCTCATCGCCCTGTCCGGCGGCTACCACGTCCTCGGCTGGGGCTCGGTCTCCGGGGCGATCGCGCTGTTCGGGTTCACCGCGGCCGCCGCCGTCACCGAAGAGCTGCTGTTCCGCGGGGTCCTGTTCCGGATCGTCGAGGGGTGGATCGGCACGTGGGCCGCGTTGGCGCTGACCGCGGTGCTGTTCGGCATGGCCCACCTCTTCAACGCGCACGCCACGCTCTGGGGCGCGCTGGCCATCGCCGTCGAGGCCGGGGGCATGCTCGCCGCCGCGTACGCCGCCACCCGGACCCTCTGGCTGCCGATCGGGCTGCACTTCGCGTGGAACTTCGCCGAGGGCGGGATCTTCGGCACCGACGTCTCCGGCACGAACGCCCCCGAGGGCCTGCTCCACGGCGTCATGTCCGGCCCGGCCGCGGTCAGCGGCGGCGAGTTCGGCCCGGAGGCGAGCCTGTACTCGCTGCTGGCCGGCGTGGTCGTGATGACCGGCTTCCTGTGGCTGGCCCGCCGTCGCGGCACCATCGTCCCTCGCCGGCGTCGCGCCGCCGCCGTCGCGGCGTGA
- a CDS encoding RNA polymerase sigma factor: protein MQVIHEGSEVGGPDRPDLGGPEPGPAFGRLFDAHAAALRRYLARRVGPEPANDLVAETFLVALRRRDSYRPELGTARSWLYGIATNLLRHHVRSELRALQATARLARTGDNSHAGHDGRVAEQVDAQVRAAQLAGALAKLSPADRDTLLLVSWGGLEPAEVAEALGIPPGTVRSRLHRIRRWLRTNAPAQEEVRDLA from the coding sequence ATGCAGGTGATCCACGAGGGATCGGAGGTCGGCGGACCCGACCGCCCGGACCTGGGCGGACCCGAGCCCGGGCCGGCGTTCGGGCGGCTGTTCGACGCCCACGCCGCGGCGCTGCGCCGGTACCTCGCCCGGCGCGTCGGCCCCGAGCCGGCGAACGACCTCGTCGCCGAGACGTTCCTCGTCGCGTTGCGGCGCCGGGACAGCTACCGGCCGGAGCTCGGCACCGCACGGTCGTGGCTGTACGGCATCGCGACCAACCTGCTGCGTCACCACGTCCGGTCCGAGTTGCGGGCGCTGCAGGCCACCGCGCGGCTGGCCCGCACCGGCGACAACAGCCACGCCGGGCACGACGGCCGCGTCGCCGAGCAGGTCGATGCCCAGGTCCGCGCGGCCCAGCTCGCCGGGGCGCTGGCCAAGCTCAGCCCCGCCGACCGCGACACGCTCCTGCTCGTGTCGTGGGGCGGGCTGGAGCCGGCGGAGGTCGCCGAAGCGCTCGGCATCCCGCCGGGTACCGTCCGGTCCCGGCTGCACCGGATCAGACGCTGGCTCAGGACGAACGCCCCGGCTCAGGAGGAGGTGCGGGACCTTGCGTGA
- the otsB gene encoding trehalose-phosphatase, whose translation MTAEALPAELRRAIVQIARTPRLLVACDYDGTLAPITLNPDEARPLPESVGALRSLAGLHETTTAVISGRALRDLATLSRLPSEVNLVGSHGSEFDIGFIHALDEKARELHRRLEAELEQLVLDVPGVSLEVKPASIAVHVRRAEHEAGRRVLAAVHNGPSKWEGVSTTDGKEVVELAVVQTDKGRALDILRHQVGATAAIFLGDDVTDEKAFARLSGPDVGIKVGEGETLAGFRVPDTVDVALVLAFMLEERRNWLYGESAPPIERLSMLANERSVALLTPDAKLTWLCHPGPDAPAVFADLLGGEGAGHFSIKPHRNGLPLGQRYLPSTMTVETRWSRLLVTDYLEPESPQHRTDLVRVISGEAQADVTFAPRPEFGGVPVKLEVTEGGVRVLGTSEPFVLYSPGVEWTITSDGLHDTATALVQPTPTRPVVLELRCGTTDLGPHELSEVERRDRAGRYWSEWTSKLQLPKVQTDLVLRSALTLRGLVNTDTGGVLAAATSSLPEEIGGVRNWDYRYCWIRDAAMTVRELVHLGSLEEAEGYLRWLHGVLATLAGPERLHPLYTLAGSVIGAEAVIESLPGYAGSRPVRVGNLANHQVQLDVFGPVVELVQTLASARGELRDEDWQMVRAMAEAVTRRWNEPDHGIWEERHVPRHRVYSRVMCWVTIDRAIKLGEQYGREIPGNWPGLREEIKHDVLTHGWNDEVQAFTTAYDGTDLDAASLFVGLTGLIDPADERFQQTVTAIEAELRSGSTVYRYRRDDGLPGGEGGFHICAAWLIEAYLLTGRRTEAQELFDQIVAAAGPTGLLPEQYDPIAERSLGNHPQAYSHIGLIRCANLLAAS comes from the coding sequence TTGACTGCCGAGGCCCTGCCCGCCGAGCTACGGCGTGCGATCGTCCAGATCGCCCGTACTCCGCGTCTGCTGGTCGCCTGCGACTACGACGGCACGCTGGCACCCATCACGCTCAACCCGGACGAGGCACGCCCGCTGCCGGAGTCCGTCGGGGCCCTCAGATCGCTCGCCGGCCTGCACGAGACCACCACCGCGGTCATCTCCGGCCGCGCGCTGCGTGACCTCGCCACGCTCTCGCGGCTGCCGTCCGAGGTGAACCTCGTCGGCAGCCACGGCTCGGAGTTCGACATCGGCTTCATCCACGCCCTCGACGAGAAGGCGCGGGAGCTGCACCGGCGGCTGGAGGCCGAGCTCGAACAACTCGTCCTCGACGTGCCGGGCGTGTCGCTCGAGGTCAAGCCGGCCAGCATCGCGGTGCACGTGCGCCGCGCCGAGCACGAGGCGGGCCGCCGCGTGCTCGCGGCCGTCCACAACGGACCGTCCAAGTGGGAGGGCGTGTCGACCACCGACGGCAAGGAGGTGGTCGAGCTCGCGGTCGTCCAGACGGACAAGGGCCGCGCGCTCGACATCCTGCGCCACCAGGTCGGCGCCACCGCGGCCATCTTCCTCGGCGACGACGTCACCGACGAGAAGGCCTTCGCCCGGCTGTCCGGCCCGGACGTGGGCATCAAGGTCGGCGAGGGCGAAACCCTCGCCGGCTTCCGCGTGCCCGACACCGTGGACGTCGCGCTGGTGCTCGCGTTCATGCTGGAGGAGCGGCGCAACTGGCTCTACGGCGAGTCGGCGCCGCCGATCGAGCGGCTGTCGATGCTGGCCAACGAGCGGTCGGTCGCGCTGCTCACCCCGGACGCCAAGCTGACCTGGCTCTGCCACCCCGGCCCGGACGCGCCGGCGGTGTTCGCCGACCTGCTCGGCGGTGAGGGCGCGGGCCACTTCTCCATCAAGCCGCACCGCAACGGCCTCCCGCTCGGCCAGCGGTACCTGCCGAGCACGATGACGGTCGAGACGCGCTGGTCGCGGCTGCTCGTCACCGACTACCTCGAGCCGGAGAGCCCGCAGCACCGCACCGACCTGGTCCGCGTGATCTCCGGGGAGGCGCAGGCGGACGTCACGTTCGCGCCGCGGCCCGAGTTCGGCGGCGTGCCGGTGAAGCTGGAGGTCACCGAGGGCGGCGTGCGGGTGCTCGGCACGTCGGAGCCGTTCGTGCTGTACTCGCCGGGCGTCGAGTGGACCATCACCTCCGACGGCCTGCACGACACGGCGACCGCGCTGGTGCAGCCGACGCCGACCCGGCCGGTGGTGCTGGAGCTGCGCTGCGGCACGACCGACCTCGGCCCGCACGAACTGTCCGAAGTGGAACGCCGGGACCGCGCGGGCCGCTACTGGAGCGAGTGGACGTCGAAGCTGCAGCTGCCGAAGGTGCAGACCGACCTGGTACTGCGCTCGGCGCTGACCCTGCGCGGGCTGGTCAACACCGACACCGGCGGCGTGCTCGCGGCGGCGACGTCGTCGCTGCCGGAGGAGATCGGCGGCGTCCGCAACTGGGACTACCGCTACTGCTGGATCCGCGACGCGGCGATGACCGTGCGTGAGCTGGTGCACCTCGGGTCGCTCGAGGAGGCCGAGGGCTACCTGCGCTGGCTGCACGGCGTCCTGGCGACGCTGGCCGGCCCGGAGCGGCTGCACCCGCTGTACACGCTGGCGGGCAGCGTGATCGGTGCCGAAGCGGTCATCGAGTCCCTGCCCGGTTACGCCGGTTCGCGCCCGGTCCGCGTCGGCAACCTGGCGAACCACCAGGTCCAGCTGGACGTCTTCGGCCCGGTCGTCGAGCTGGTGCAGACGCTCGCGTCGGCGCGCGGCGAGCTGCGTGACGAGGACTGGCAGATGGTGCGCGCGATGGCCGAAGCCGTGACGCGCCGCTGGAACGAGCCGGACCACGGGATCTGGGAGGAGCGGCACGTGCCGCGCCACCGGGTCTACTCGCGCGTCATGTGCTGGGTGACGATCGACCGCGCGATCAAGCTGGGCGAGCAGTACGGCCGGGAGATCCCGGGCAACTGGCCCGGCCTGCGCGAGGAGATCAAGCACGACGTCCTCACGCACGGCTGGAACGACGAGGTCCAGGCGTTCACCACGGCCTACGACGGCACGGACCTGGACGCGGCGTCGCTGTTCGTCGGGCTGACCGGCCTGATCGACCCGGCCGACGAGCGCTTCCAGCAGACGGTGACCGCGATCGAGGCGGAACTGCGCAGCGGATCCACTGTGTACCGCTACCGCCGCGACGACGGCCTTCCCGGCGGCGAGGGCGGTTTCCACATCTGCGCGGCCTGGCTGATCGAGGCGTACCTGCTCACCGGGCGGCGCACCGAAGCGCAGGAGCTGTTCGACCAGATCGTCGCGGCGGCCGGCCCGACCGGTCTGCTGCCCGAGCAGTACGACCCGATCGCCGAACGGTCCCTCGGCAATCACCCGCAGGCCTATTCCCACATCGGGCTGATCCGCTGCGCCAACTTGCTGGCGGCGAGTTAG
- a CDS encoding ArsR/SmtB family transcription factor produces the protein MTSAPPPEELDPDALKAVTHPLRRRILGVLSAGPATATKLAKELGENTGATSYHLRELARFGFVEDAPELARGKERWWRTRPRDIRWPRRSSQSAESRVLFDDMQRQGFEDDLEKLNRFADKRDELPGDWPDALLFARGATWLTAEELQQLRHDYMELFRRYWRTEEDRSPEARRVLVRWLAFPDPGE, from the coding sequence ATGACCAGCGCTCCACCACCGGAAGAGCTCGATCCGGACGCCCTCAAGGCCGTCACGCACCCGCTGCGCCGCCGGATTCTCGGCGTGTTGTCGGCCGGACCGGCGACGGCCACGAAGCTCGCCAAGGAACTGGGCGAGAACACCGGGGCGACCAGCTACCACCTGCGTGAGCTGGCCCGGTTCGGGTTCGTCGAGGACGCTCCCGAGCTCGCGCGGGGCAAGGAACGGTGGTGGCGGACGCGGCCGCGGGACATCCGCTGGCCGCGCCGCAGCTCCCAAAGCGCCGAATCCCGGGTGCTGTTCGACGACATGCAGCGCCAGGGGTTCGAGGACGACCTCGAAAAGCTCAACCGGTTCGCGGACAAGCGCGACGAGCTGCCCGGCGACTGGCCGGACGCGCTGCTCTTCGCCCGCGGCGCCACCTGGCTCACCGCCGAGGAGCTGCAGCAGCTCCGGCACGACTACATGGAGCTGTTCCGCCGGTACTGGCGCACGGAGGAAGACCGGTCACCGGAAGCGCGGCGCGTGCTCGTGCGCTGGCTCGCGTTCCCTGATCCAGGGGAATGA
- a CDS encoding threonine/serine ThrE exporter family protein, whose protein sequence is MKINERTNGGRSARWPLLEPPEQRPKVHRPNLLKRRPWHVLEAPTGELPAVDAEEAMGPQLPDEATVNFVLDLSLRIGEVQMASGAGASDVTATILAIAGALGLPHCEVDVIFTSITVTCHRGTDLSPVTALRVVRSRSLDYTRLTETEKLVRKIVRGHMGAEQAQTELERITSAPHPYPRWTATLAWGGLAGFITILLGGGIDIALVAFVISAVIDRVGRLLNRYSLPFFFQQVIGGLVATLSAMAIVSSDVLTTDRPTLVVAAAVTVLLSGLSTVSAVQDAITGYNVTAAGRTMETVLMSAGLISGVVLALRIAVMLGLPRTPLPEVTGSTPQQLPLVVLGGAGAAACFALASYAKMRAMLVAAAAGGIGAAVYGSLTLARLDGVSSSAVAATLVGFCGGVLARRLGVTPLVVAVSGITPLLPGLSTYRGLYQIGVEPSGDISTLMTAVAIGLALAAGVVLGEWLAQPVRTGLGRLERRFAGPRMAGPLEPTERSLE, encoded by the coding sequence TTGAAGATCAACGAGCGCACCAACGGGGGCCGGTCGGCCAGATGGCCCCTCCTGGAGCCGCCCGAGCAACGGCCGAAGGTCCACCGCCCCAACCTCCTCAAGCGGCGCCCCTGGCACGTCCTCGAGGCCCCGACCGGTGAGCTGCCCGCCGTCGACGCCGAAGAGGCCATGGGGCCGCAGCTGCCCGACGAGGCGACCGTCAACTTCGTGCTCGACCTTTCGCTGCGCATCGGCGAGGTCCAGATGGCCAGCGGCGCCGGCGCGTCCGACGTCACCGCGACCATCCTGGCCATCGCCGGGGCGCTCGGGCTGCCGCACTGCGAGGTGGACGTCATCTTCACCTCGATCACCGTCACCTGCCACCGCGGCACCGACCTGTCGCCGGTCACCGCGCTGCGCGTCGTCCGGAGCCGGAGCCTCGACTACACGCGGCTGACCGAGACCGAGAAGCTGGTGCGCAAGATCGTCCGCGGGCACATGGGTGCCGAGCAGGCGCAGACCGAGCTCGAGCGCATCACGTCGGCGCCGCACCCCTACCCGCGCTGGACCGCGACGCTGGCCTGGGGCGGCCTCGCCGGCTTCATCACCATCCTGCTCGGCGGCGGCATCGACATCGCCCTCGTCGCCTTCGTCATCAGTGCCGTCATCGACCGGGTGGGCAGGCTGCTCAACCGGTACTCGCTGCCGTTCTTCTTCCAGCAGGTGATCGGCGGGCTGGTCGCGACGCTGTCGGCGATGGCCATCGTGAGCAGCGACGTCCTGACCACCGACCGGCCGACGCTGGTGGTGGCCGCCGCCGTCACCGTGCTGCTGTCCGGGCTGTCCACCGTCTCGGCGGTGCAGGACGCCATCACCGGCTACAACGTCACCGCCGCCGGCCGGACCATGGAGACCGTCCTCATGTCGGCGGGGCTGATCTCCGGGGTCGTGCTGGCCCTGCGGATCGCCGTCATGCTCGGGCTGCCGCGGACGCCGCTGCCCGAGGTCACCGGCTCGACGCCGCAGCAGCTGCCGCTGGTCGTGCTGGGCGGGGCCGGTGCCGCCGCCTGCTTCGCCCTCGCCAGCTACGCCAAGATGCGCGCCATGCTGGTCGCGGCGGCCGCCGGGGGCATCGGCGCCGCCGTCTACGGCTCGCTCACGCTGGCGCGGCTCGACGGCGTCAGCTCGTCCGCGGTGGCGGCGACGCTGGTCGGGTTCTGCGGTGGCGTGCTCGCCCGGCGGCTCGGCGTTACTCCACTCGTCGTCGCCGTGTCCGGGATCACTCCGCTGCTCCCGGGCCTGTCGACCTACCGTGGTCTGTACCAGATCGGGGTCGAGCCCAGTGGCGACATCTCGACGCTCATGACGGCCGTCGCAATCGGGCTTGCGCTGGCAGCTGGCGTGGTACTCGGGGAATGGCTCGCCCAGCCGGTACGGACCGGCCTGGGCAGGCTGGAGCGGCGGTTCGCCGGGCCGCGCATGGCCGGGCCCCTCGAACCGACCGAACGAAGTCTTGAATAG
- the radA gene encoding DNA repair protein RadA, which yields MKKGTTYRCGSCGYEAAKWLGRCPECQEWGSFEERGAPVKPAIQRVAAGAPSAPARPIGEVDVEAARARRTGVSELDRVLGGGLVPGAVVLLAGEPGVGKSTLLLEVAYQWAKTVDRSLYVTGEESAGQVRLRAERTGNVHERMYLAAESDLAAILGHVDDVKPGVLIVDSVQTMASPQVDGSPGGVTQVRAVTSGLVALAKERGLPVVLVGHVTKDGTVAGPRVLEHLVDVVLQFEGDKHSTLRMVRGIKNRFGAADEIGCFELQEEGIVGVPDPSGLFISRTTEPVPGTAITVSLEGKRPLLGEVQALVSSTSAPQPRRAVSGLDSARVAMVLAVLEKRGGLKLGDKDVYTATVGGMKITEPGIDLAVVLALTSSFGDVALSPRLVSVGEVGLAGEIRRVPSVGRRLAEAARLGFTHALVPPDSGKPPAGIRVLEVSNVADALNAAGHAR from the coding sequence GTGAAGAAGGGGACCACCTACCGCTGCGGGAGCTGCGGGTACGAAGCGGCCAAGTGGCTGGGCCGATGTCCGGAGTGCCAGGAGTGGGGCTCGTTCGAGGAGCGCGGGGCGCCGGTCAAGCCGGCGATCCAGCGCGTGGCGGCCGGGGCGCCGAGCGCGCCGGCCCGGCCGATCGGCGAGGTCGACGTCGAGGCGGCCCGGGCGCGTCGCACCGGCGTCTCGGAGCTGGACCGGGTGCTCGGCGGCGGACTGGTGCCGGGTGCGGTCGTGCTGCTCGCGGGCGAGCCGGGTGTCGGCAAGTCGACCCTGCTCCTCGAGGTGGCCTACCAGTGGGCGAAGACGGTCGACCGGTCCCTGTACGTCACGGGCGAGGAGTCCGCGGGCCAGGTCCGGTTGCGCGCCGAGCGAACAGGCAACGTCCACGAGCGGATGTACCTGGCCGCCGAGAGTGACCTCGCGGCCATCCTCGGGCACGTCGACGACGTCAAGCCGGGCGTGCTCATCGTCGACTCGGTGCAGACGATGGCGTCCCCGCAGGTCGACGGCTCACCGGGCGGGGTGACGCAGGTCCGGGCGGTGACGTCCGGGCTGGTCGCGCTGGCCAAGGAGCGCGGGCTGCCGGTGGTGCTGGTGGGGCACGTCACGAAGGACGGCACGGTGGCGGGCCCGCGCGTGCTGGAGCACCTGGTGGACGTGGTGCTGCAGTTCGAGGGCGACAAGCATTCGACGCTGCGGATGGTCCGCGGCATCAAGAACCGCTTCGGCGCGGCCGACGAGATCGGCTGCTTCGAGCTGCAGGAAGAGGGCATCGTCGGGGTGCCGGACCCGTCGGGGCTGTTCATCAGCCGCACGACGGAACCGGTCCCGGGCACGGCGATCACGGTGTCGCTGGAGGGCAAGCGGCCGCTGCTGGGCGAGGTCCAGGCGCTGGTGTCGTCGACGTCGGCACCGCAGCCGCGCCGGGCGGTGAGCGGGTTGGACTCGGCGCGGGTGGCGATGGTCCTGGCCGTGCTGGAGAAGCGCGGCGGGCTGAAGCTGGGCGACAAGGACGTGTACACGGCGACAGTCGGCGGCATGAAGATCACCGAGCCGGGCATCGACCTGGCGGTGGTGCTGGCGTTGACGTCCTCGTTCGGTGACGTCGCGTTGTCGCCGCGGCTGGTGTCGGTGGGGGAAGTCGGGCTGGCGGGCGAGATCCGGCGGGTGCCGAGCGTGGGACGGCGGCTGGCCGAGGCCGCCCGGCTCGGCTTCACGCACGCGCTCGTGCCGCCGGATTCCGGTAAGCCGCCGGCGGGCATCCGGGTTTTGGAGGTGTCGAACGTCGCCGATGCGCTGAATGCGGCTGGTCACGCTCGGTGA
- a CDS encoding alpha/beta hydrolase family protein codes for MILAVTAPAPPASAADGEVTFQNGGVTLHGTVVAPPGGTKLPGLVMVHGSGAHSREDYRDQAEAFARQGIATLIYDKRTEGYSQFSRSYSTLADDALAAVEALRKRPEVDPARVGVWGLSEGGWVAPLAASRSSHVAFVVTLGANGVQPARQQAWAVENQLRRLGMDGSLVRTASSTMLRQLVGGGAFPEPRYDPVPVLKSLWQPVLGLWGAKDVLTPPGEAVRIFRDSLAHHTLRVFPDAQHQLRRTTDGFDKLPGYAPGYLELVGSWVNHPPTTSSADAPPPQDRPSVAVTPLAWYEPTWLQLAVLVFLLVAFAWYPLVRRGPSARPARWLTATGLLAVLGFLVIDVVIQLGMGKGLGPVVVGRPLPWLAVQLLSLGVVAATIGTAVAWWRHRSARLGVALAGGVAFVPWAVYWGLLGL; via the coding sequence GTGATCCTGGCCGTCACGGCGCCGGCGCCACCGGCTTCGGCCGCGGACGGCGAAGTGACTTTCCAGAACGGCGGGGTGACCTTGCACGGCACCGTCGTCGCACCGCCCGGCGGTACGAAGCTGCCGGGCCTGGTGATGGTCCACGGCTCGGGGGCGCACAGCCGGGAGGACTACCGCGATCAGGCGGAAGCCTTTGCGCGGCAAGGGATCGCGACCCTCATCTACGACAAGCGCACCGAGGGGTATTCGCAGTTCTCGCGCTCCTACTCGACACTCGCCGACGACGCGCTGGCGGCGGTCGAGGCGTTGCGGAAACGGCCGGAGGTCGATCCGGCGCGGGTCGGCGTCTGGGGGTTGAGCGAAGGCGGCTGGGTGGCACCGCTGGCGGCTTCGCGGTCTTCGCACGTCGCTTTCGTGGTCACGCTCGGGGCGAACGGCGTCCAGCCGGCGCGGCAGCAGGCGTGGGCGGTCGAGAACCAGCTGCGGCGGCTGGGGATGGACGGTTCGCTCGTGCGGACGGCGTCGTCGACGATGTTGCGCCAGCTCGTCGGCGGCGGCGCGTTCCCGGAGCCGCGGTACGACCCGGTACCGGTGCTGAAGAGCCTGTGGCAGCCAGTGCTCGGCCTGTGGGGCGCGAAGGACGTCCTGACGCCGCCGGGTGAGGCCGTGCGGATCTTCCGCGACTCGCTGGCGCACCACACGCTGCGGGTCTTCCCGGACGCGCAGCACCAGCTGCGCCGGACGACGGACGGCTTCGACAAGCTGCCCGGCTACGCGCCGGGCTACCTCGAGCTGGTGGGCAGCTGGGTGAACCACCCGCCCACGACGTCGAGCGCCGACGCGCCGCCACCGCAGGACCGGCCGAGCGTGGCGGTGACCCCGCTCGCCTGGTACGAGCCGACGTGGCTGCAGCTGGCCGTTCTGGTGTTCCTGCTGGTGGCGTTCGCCTGGTACCCGCTGGTCCGGCGAGGCCCGTCGGCGCGCCCGGCCCGCTGGCTGACGGCGACCGGGCTGCTCGCCGTGCTGGGCTTCCTGGTCATCGACGTGGTGATCCAGCTCGGCATGGGCAAGGGGCTTGGCCCGGTGGTGGTGGGCCGTCCGCTGCCGTGGCTGGCGGTGCAGCTGCTCTCGCTGGGCGTGGTGGCCGCCACCATCGGCACGGCGGTGGCGTGGTGGCGGCACCGGAGCGCCCGGCTGGGCGTAGCGCTCGCCGGGGGCGTGGCGTTCGTGCCGTGGGCCGTCTACTGGGGCTTGCTGGGTCTCTAG
- a CDS encoding CarD family transcriptional regulator: MVFKVGETVVYPHHGAALIEAIETRVIKGEEKKYLVLKVAQGDLTVRVPADNAEIVGVRDVVGQEGLDKVFDVLRAPHTEEPTNWSRRYKANLEKLASGDVNKVAEVVRDLWRREKDRGLSAGEKRMLAKARQILVSELALAEGTDEDKAEVLLDEVLETATV, translated from the coding sequence ATGGTTTTCAAGGTCGGAGAGACCGTCGTCTACCCGCACCACGGTGCCGCACTCATCGAAGCCATCGAGACCCGCGTGATCAAGGGCGAGGAAAAGAAGTACCTCGTCCTCAAGGTCGCGCAAGGGGATCTCACGGTTCGCGTGCCCGCTGACAACGCCGAGATCGTGGGCGTCCGCGATGTCGTCGGGCAAGAAGGACTGGACAAGGTCTTCGACGTTCTGCGTGCGCCGCACACCGAGGAGCCAACCAACTGGTCTCGTCGGTACAAGGCCAACCTCGAGAAGCTCGCCTCCGGCGATGTGAACAAGGTGGCCGAAGTGGTGCGCGACCTCTGGCGGCGAGAGAAGGACCGCGGGCTTTCGGCAGGCGAGAAGCGCATGCTCGCCAAGGCCCGGCAAATCCTGGTCAGCGAGCTCGCGCTCGCGGAGGGCACCGACGAGGACAAGGCCGAAGTCCTCCTTGACGAAGTTCTGGAAACCGCGACGGTCTGA